In Candidatus Pelagibacter sp. RS39, the following proteins share a genomic window:
- a CDS encoding transporter substrate-binding domain-containing protein, which translates to MNIFKKTIFSVLLSLLVIGNVNADKIRIGTEGAYPPWNSKNEAGKLIGFEVELAYTLCRYIGQQCVIVEQDWDGMIPALIMRKFDAIMAGMSITAERQKAISFSQGYADEVASLAVMKGSSLEGLDTPAGINLTKPNAAAKKALKTLTAALAGKTVCVQTATIHQNFLDSGDVGKVNVRTYKTQDEVNLDLASGRCDAALAAAVAFSDYAEKSGKPVVLTGPTFSGGAFGNGVGVGIRKDDTELLKKFNAAINKARKNGDISRIATKWFGFDASM; encoded by the coding sequence ATGAATATATTCAAGAAAACTATTTTTTCAGTTTTACTTTCTCTATTGGTAATAGGAAATGTAAATGCTGATAAAATAAGAATTGGAACAGAGGGTGCTTATCCTCCATGGAACTCAAAAAATGAAGCAGGTAAGTTAATAGGATTTGAAGTAGAATTAGCTTACACACTATGCAGATACATTGGACAACAATGTGTAATAGTTGAACAAGATTGGGATGGAATGATTCCAGCTTTAATCATGAGAAAGTTTGATGCAATAATGGCAGGAATGTCAATTACTGCAGAAAGACAAAAAGCTATAAGCTTTTCTCAAGGTTACGCTGATGAAGTTGCATCTTTAGCAGTTATGAAAGGATCTAGTCTAGAAGGTTTAGATACACCTGCTGGAATAAACCTTACTAAACCAAACGCTGCAGCTAAAAAAGCTCTTAAAACACTTACAGCTGCATTAGCAGGTAAAACTGTTTGTGTACAAACTGCTACAATCCACCAAAACTTTTTAGACTCAGGTGATGTAGGAAAAGTAAATGTAAGAACTTATAAAACACAAGACGAAGTTAACTTAGATTTAGCATCTGGAAGATGTGATGCTGCATTAGCTGCTGCTGTTGCATTCAGTGATTATGCAGAAAAATCAGGTAAGCCAGTTGTACTAACTGGACCAACTTTCTCTGGTGGTGCTTTTGGAAACGGTGTTGGAGTAGGTATTAGAAAAGATGATACTGAACTTTTGAAAAAGTTTAACGCCGCTATCAATAAAGCGAGAAAAAACGGAGACATTAGTAGAATTGCTACTAAGTGGTTTGGTTTCGACGCTTCTATGTAA
- a CDS encoding S-methyl-5'-thioadenosine phosphorylase, producing the protein MSNKLAIIGGSGLYDVEEFTNRELIDLKTPWGNPSDQILKTKYDNKEVYFLPRHGRGHFISPSKINFRANIDALKQLGVTDIVSVSAVGSLKENLPPGKFVIVDQFIDRTFAREKTFFEDEIVAHVSMAHPTSNGLMNACEEAIKKEKIDYQRNGTYVVMEGPQFSTLAESNLYRSWKADVIGMTNMPEAKLAREAEVRYASVSMVTDYDCWHPDHENVDVKQVVKVLLDNAAKAKNMIKNLIENFENHIDPNDPTNNCLDVAIITAPEKRTKKTIAKLKNVAGRVLKQ; encoded by the coding sequence ATGTCAAATAAATTAGCTATAATTGGTGGCAGCGGACTTTATGATGTTGAAGAATTTACTAATAGAGAATTAATTGATTTAAAAACCCCTTGGGGAAATCCTTCTGATCAAATTTTAAAAACTAAATATGATAATAAAGAAGTTTATTTTCTACCAAGACATGGTAGAGGTCATTTTATATCTCCCTCAAAAATTAATTTTAGAGCTAACATTGATGCTCTAAAACAATTGGGAGTGACAGATATTGTATCAGTTTCTGCTGTGGGATCTTTGAAAGAAAACTTGCCACCTGGAAAATTTGTCATTGTTGACCAATTTATTGATCGGACATTTGCTAGAGAGAAAACTTTTTTTGAAGATGAAATTGTTGCTCACGTTTCTATGGCTCATCCAACATCTAATGGTTTGATGAATGCATGTGAGGAAGCAATCAAAAAAGAAAAAATTGATTATCAAAGAAATGGCACATACGTTGTGATGGAAGGACCTCAATTCTCAACATTAGCAGAGTCAAATTTATATAGATCTTGGAAAGCAGATGTGATTGGGATGACTAATATGCCAGAAGCAAAATTAGCTAGAGAAGCAGAGGTAAGATATGCATCCGTATCAATGGTTACAGACTATGATTGCTGGCATCCTGATCATGAAAATGTAGATGTTAAACAAGTAGTGAAAGTTTTATTAGATAATGCTGCCAAAGCAAAAAATATGATCAAAAATTTAATAGAAAACTTTGAAAATCATATTGATCCTAATGATCCAACTAATAATTGTTTGGATGTGGCTATTATCACAGCACCTGAGAAAAGAACCAAAAAGACAATAGCAAAACTTAAAAATGTTGCTGGTAGAGTTTTAAAACAATGA
- the speD gene encoding adenosylmethionine decarboxylase translates to MIKVGEHITLDIIGTTKEYDPAVYEKVIHKIAKAANVTILNISKYKFEPQGFTILALLAESHISFHTFPENGIISFDFFTCGKISPSVAIDIVKKEFEHKRIVKKEFNRDTRSLYHDIYSSPGLQKSYVVNEVLEDFKSKVGQHIEILELEQFGKSLFIDGEIQVASSDEHLYSSTFVGAGLKLNKKNERAAIIGGGDGGVARECISKKFNFIDWYELDPEVVEVCNKHLGDIGKKSTEKNSVKCVWGDAFESIKTVNEDTYDHIFVDLNDDQFCIDLAAKNMDSLVRILKPKGVITAQVGSQDKKPLQVENWLNVFNHHFGNTNLSRVYIPSFDCSWNFSSSINH, encoded by the coding sequence ATGATTAAAGTTGGGGAGCATATTACTTTAGATATTATAGGCACTACAAAAGAGTATGATCCTGCAGTTTATGAAAAGGTTATACATAAAATAGCTAAAGCAGCTAATGTAACTATTTTAAATATTTCAAAATATAAATTTGAACCTCAAGGTTTTACTATTTTAGCTTTATTAGCTGAAAGTCATATCAGTTTTCATACATTTCCAGAAAATGGAATAATTAGTTTTGATTTTTTTACTTGTGGAAAAATAAGCCCATCAGTAGCAATCGATATTGTTAAAAAAGAATTTGAACATAAGCGTATAGTTAAAAAAGAATTTAATAGAGATACCAGATCTCTTTACCATGATATTTATAGTTCACCTGGATTACAAAAATCATATGTTGTAAATGAAGTTCTAGAAGATTTTAAATCAAAAGTTGGTCAACACATTGAAATTTTAGAATTAGAACAATTTGGAAAATCTCTATTTATCGATGGTGAAATACAAGTTGCTTCTTCAGATGAACATTTATATAGCTCAACTTTTGTAGGAGCAGGCCTGAAATTAAATAAAAAAAACGAGAGAGCAGCAATAATCGGTGGTGGTGATGGCGGTGTTGCAAGGGAATGTATTTCAAAAAAGTTTAATTTTATAGATTGGTATGAGCTAGATCCAGAAGTTGTAGAAGTTTGCAATAAACACCTTGGTGATATTGGAAAAAAATCTACAGAAAAGAATTCTGTTAAATGTGTATGGGGTGATGCCTTTGAAAGTATAAAAACGGTAAACGAAGATACATATGATCATATTTTTGTTGATCTAAATGATGACCAGTTTTGTATAGATCTTGCTGCTAAAAATATGGACTCTTTAGTAAGAATACTTAAACCTAAAGGAGTTATTACTGCACAGGTAGGAAGTCAGGACAAAAAACCTCTTCAAGTTGAAAATTGGTTGAATGTATTTAATCATCATTTTGGAAACACTAATTTATCCAGAGTTTACATACCTAGTTTTGATTGTTCTTGGAATTTTTCTTCTTCGATAAATCATTAA
- a CDS encoding class II aldolase/adducin family protein, producing MKNLIQRNQIIEYSLKLNSTNLSPLRSGNISLRVTENDIEGYIITPSGKKYETLKPEDIVFMSLNDVEEKNDSVNKPSSEWRFHRDIYINKKEAHAIVHAHSPHATAVSSHRKPIPPFHYMIALAGGEDIKCAEYATFGTEELSKNIIKALENRSACLMSNHGQVAFGKNLEDAFELAQEIENICHQYTIALKLGEPKILSFEEMRKVLDKAKNYKKG from the coding sequence ATGAAGAATTTAATTCAAAGAAATCAAATTATTGAGTATTCGTTGAAATTAAATTCTACAAATCTTTCACCTCTTAGATCAGGCAATATATCATTGAGAGTAACGGAGAATGATATAGAGGGATACATAATTACTCCATCAGGAAAAAAATATGAAACACTAAAACCTGAGGATATTGTTTTTATGAGTTTAAATGATGTAGAAGAAAAAAACGACTCAGTTAATAAACCTTCATCTGAATGGAGATTTCATCGAGATATTTATATAAACAAAAAAGAAGCACATGCAATCGTTCATGCTCACTCTCCACACGCTACAGCTGTATCTTCTCATAGAAAACCTATTCCACCTTTTCATTATATGATTGCTCTTGCGGGCGGAGAAGACATTAAATGTGCAGAATACGCTACTTTTGGAACTGAAGAGTTATCTAAAAATATTATCAAAGCTTTAGAGAATAGAAGCGCATGTTTAATGTCTAATCACGGTCAGGTTGCTTTTGGAAAAAATTTAGAGGATGCATTTGAACTTGCACAAGAGATAGAAAATATTTGTCATCAATACACTATTGCACTAAAGTTAGGTGAACCTAAGATTCTTTCATTTGAAGAAATGAGAAAAGTCTTAGATAAAGCCAAGAATTATAAAAAAGGGTAA
- the mtnA gene encoding S-methyl-5-thioribose-1-phosphate isomerase, which produces MRIEGKEYRTIWFENNVVKIIDQTKLPHQFIIKDLKTIKDSINAIKVMEVRGAPLIGATAAYGLVLAIIENDDQSFLKKSAEDLINSRPTAINLKWAVERMMNKLLGVNSDQILKIALNEANEICEEDIKFCKNIGLNGLKIIEEIYNKKKNTVNILTHCNAGWLATINWGTATSPIYHAHKKGIPVHVWADETRPRNQGANLTSYELNEEGIKNTIITDNTGGILMQRGEVDMCIVGTDRTLANGDVCNKVGTYLKALAAHDNKIPFYVALPSSTIDWNIKNHKDIPIEERNSEELSHMEGLDEKGDIKKIQIYPKKSKAMNLAFDVTPAKYVTGLITEKGVCEASEKGLKDLFK; this is translated from the coding sequence ATGAGGATAGAAGGAAAAGAGTATCGTACTATTTGGTTTGAAAATAATGTTGTAAAAATCATTGATCAAACAAAACTTCCACACCAATTTATAATAAAAGATCTTAAAACAATTAAGGACTCAATTAATGCAATTAAAGTAATGGAAGTTAGAGGTGCACCTTTAATAGGAGCAACTGCTGCCTATGGATTAGTTTTAGCTATAATTGAAAATGATGATCAATCTTTTTTAAAGAAATCTGCCGAAGATCTAATTAATTCAAGACCAACAGCAATCAATTTAAAGTGGGCAGTTGAAAGAATGATGAATAAATTATTAGGCGTCAATAGTGATCAAATTTTAAAAATTGCTCTTAACGAGGCAAACGAAATTTGTGAGGAAGATATTAAATTTTGCAAAAATATAGGATTAAATGGTCTTAAAATTATTGAAGAAATTTATAATAAGAAAAAAAACACAGTAAATATCTTAACTCATTGTAATGCAGGCTGGCTTGCAACTATAAATTGGGGAACAGCAACATCTCCTATATATCATGCTCACAAAAAAGGAATTCCCGTTCATGTTTGGGCAGATGAAACTAGACCAAGAAATCAAGGTGCAAATCTCACTTCATATGAATTAAATGAAGAAGGAATAAAAAATACAATTATTACGGATAACACTGGTGGAATTTTGATGCAAAGAGGAGAGGTTGATATGTGTATTGTTGGAACAGACAGAACTTTAGCCAATGGAGATGTATGTAATAAAGTTGGAACTTATCTTAAAGCACTAGCAGCTCATGATAATAAGATTCCTTTTTATGTTGCATTACCAAGTTCAACAATTGATTGGAATATCAAAAACCATAAAGATATTCCTATTGAAGAAAGAAATTCAGAAGAATTATCTCACATGGAAGGTTTAGATGAAAAAGGAGATATAAAGAAAATACAAATTTATCCAAAAAAAAGTAAAGCTATGAATTTGGCTTTTGATGTAACACCTGCAAAATATGTAACTGGCTTAATCACAGAAAAAGGTGTGTGTGAAGCATCGGAAAAAGGACTTAAAGATTTATTTAAATGA